The genomic interval GGTATCAGGCTCAAATATCAGATGATAATTATTTGAGAGGTGGTATAGAAGTAGGATTTGTCCAAACCAATTATGCTTGGGATAAATTTATTTTTGGAGACCAGTTGGATCCTGAATTTGGATCTGTTTCGCCGGGGGGAACTCCATATTCATCTGAAGAAATTAGGCCTGACAAAACGCAAGCATCGTATTTAGATATTGGAACCGGACTGGTATACTATAATCCTTATTTTAATATCGGGATTTCGGCGAAGCATGTGAATACACCTCAAAATGATATTTTAAAAATAAATCCGACCACTTATTCCGGAATTCCGGTGCGTTGGGTGATTCATGGTAGCGCCCAAATCGATTTTGGCAGCTTTGGGAAACAGCTATCTATATTATCGCCTTCTATCCTTTTAGCGAAGCAAGCAGAATTTTTTCAGTTAAATATTGGGGCGCAATATCAGTTTAGCACAGTTTTTGCCGGTTTGTGGTATAGACAGGCTAAAAAAAATCCGGATGCCTTAATCGGGCTTGTGGGTTTTAAGAAAGGAGTTTGGAAATTCGGATATAGCTATGATTATACCTTGTCTTCATTGGGGAATGGGACAGGGGGTAGCCATGAGCTGAGTCTGGGGATTTTTTTAGGTGAAATTTGGAAGGAAAAGAAAAACATTAATGATTGTTTC from Saprospiraceae bacterium carries:
- a CDS encoding PorP/SprF family type IX secretion system membrane protein, with translation MNWDLKLKIKYWVCLSLLGISMNSFGQDPLFSQYYAQALHINPGFAGISYAPRFELIYRNQWPLIQNSAGGYVTYAVSYDQFFKNINSGIGFQLLADDAGGGLLKTLKAAATYGYQAQISDDNYLRGGIEVGFVQTNYAWDKFIFGDQLDPEFGSVSPGGTPYSSEEIRPDKTQASYLDIGTGLVYYNPYFNIGISAKHVNTPQNDILKINPTTYSGIPVRWVIHGSAQIDFGSFGKQLSILSPSILLAKQAEFFQLNIGAQYQFSTVFAGLWYRQAKKNPDALIGLVGFKKGVWKFGYSYDYTLSSLGNGTGGSHELSLGIFLGEIWKEKKNINDCFDAFR